One genomic segment of Protaetiibacter intestinalis includes these proteins:
- a CDS encoding conjugal transfer protein TrbL, whose amino-acid sequence MSVCDVPVISSVCDAVGEGTASLIAAPFDWLAQAMAGAAAWLFEAVWWVFDTTTLVDVTSPEYVGVYNVLFGVAVFVMLVFFCLQLITGLVHRDPTALSRAALGLAKSVLGSFLVITLTALLLEVTDQLAVGIVQATGNTMEGMGTQIGLLAVALGAINIGGPGVGAILMIFLAGLAISAAAIVWFSLLIRKALLLVAVVFGPVALAGATWDATKGWFAKWAAFVIALIFSKLVLVVIFLVAIGQVSAPIEADLASISAPIAGVVLMFVAAFAPYITYKFLSFVGFDMYHAMSSEQEAKSALNRPVPVPSAPQADTAKKVLDSGTDPGSEPPSGGGGAGGGSAPPPPPPGASAAAPASAGAGTAGTGAAASAGAGAGAGAGAGAGAAGAGAGAAAGPVGAAVVVGAAVVKGAATAGPKAGKAVGGAADSQASAAAEQTSPPPSQGTPPLPASSTPPPATPSSPGPAESSPAPRRRQDPPPPPSSTPAGKE is encoded by the coding sequence GTGAGCGTCTGCGACGTCCCGGTCATCTCCTCCGTCTGCGACGCCGTCGGCGAAGGCACCGCATCGCTGATCGCGGCCCCGTTCGACTGGCTCGCCCAGGCGATGGCGGGGGCGGCGGCGTGGCTGTTCGAGGCCGTGTGGTGGGTGTTCGACACCACGACCCTCGTCGACGTCACGAGCCCCGAGTACGTCGGCGTCTACAACGTCCTCTTCGGTGTCGCCGTGTTCGTGATGCTCGTGTTCTTCTGCCTCCAGCTCATCACCGGCCTGGTCCACCGCGACCCGACCGCGCTCAGCCGTGCGGCGCTCGGCCTGGCGAAGTCCGTCCTCGGCAGCTTCTTGGTGATCACGCTGACGGCGCTGCTGTTGGAGGTGACCGATCAGCTCGCGGTCGGGATCGTGCAGGCCACCGGCAACACGATGGAAGGGATGGGGACCCAGATCGGGCTCCTCGCCGTCGCCCTCGGCGCCATCAACATCGGCGGCCCTGGCGTCGGGGCGATCCTCATGATCTTCCTCGCCGGCCTGGCCATATCGGCGGCGGCGATCGTGTGGTTCTCGCTGCTGATCCGCAAGGCGCTGCTGCTGGTGGCGGTCGTGTTCGGTCCGGTCGCCCTGGCCGGGGCCACGTGGGATGCGACCAAGGGCTGGTTCGCCAAGTGGGCGGCGTTCGTGATCGCCCTGATCTTCTCCAAGCTCGTCCTCGTCGTGATCTTCCTTGTCGCGATCGGGCAGGTCTCGGCCCCGATCGAGGCCGACCTGGCCTCCATCTCCGCCCCGATCGCGGGCGTCGTGCTGATGTTCGTGGCGGCGTTCGCGCCCTACATCACCTACAAGTTCCTGTCGTTCGTGGGCTTCGACATGTACCACGCGATGTCGTCCGAGCAGGAGGCGAAGTCCGCGCTGAACCGGCCCGTGCCGGTGCCGTCCGCCCCGCAGGCCGACACGGCCAAGAAGGTCCTCGACAGCGGCACCGACCCCGGCAGCGAGCCCCCGAGCGGTGGAGGCGGCGCGGGCGGAGGCTCAGCACCGCCCCCACCCCCTCCGGGTGCGTCGGCCGCGGCTCCTGCCAGCGCGGGAGCGGGCACGGCGGGCACCGGCGCCGCCGCATCAGCCGGAGCCGGAGCAGGGGCAGGGGCTGGAGCGGGCGCCGGAGCTGCCGGCGCTGGTGCCGGTGCGGCCGCGGGGCCGGTCGGTGCCGCGGTGGTCGTCGGAGCCGCCGTGGTCAAGGGCGCAGCGACCGCTGGCCCGAAGGCAGGCAAAGCGGTAGGCGGCGCGGCGGACAGTCAGGCCAGCGCGGCGGCCGAACAGACATCCCCGCCGCCGTCGCAGGGCACCCCGCCGCTTCCCGCATCGTCAACTCCGCCTCCGGCCACGCCGTCCTCTCCCGGCCCTGCAGAGTCCTCGCCCGCGCCTCGGCGCCGGCAGGACCCGCCGCCTCCGCCATCGTCCACCCCGGCCGGGAAGGAGTAA
- a CDS encoding serine/threonine-protein kinase — protein METATARDRRERFEDSEALRALLTRLHEAGRGAWRHDPEAAALMEHASSKYAALARKHGLDPWEAASAAFEAMRGAATRRAEDPWGVITRAVQVTCTAEERGNGLLCSVHQARRPRYSVFHDAERFSDRENPLPDYHPAFRFDPFTDDEPDDGDAVPERTVNVATAIEDTIAFLTRVGWEPETARAAVEYVTARLTEASSRASAFEVLRRDRQARALLDLPGASWTALLRVVLGVPDPALAHTNAGRGMLRRLLIGQPLRALLTDDDLVITAGLAAPRFDAGSGGS, from the coding sequence ATGGAGACTGCCACGGCCCGCGACCGGCGGGAACGATTCGAGGATTCGGAGGCGCTGCGCGCCCTGCTCACCCGCCTCCACGAGGCGGGGCGCGGAGCGTGGCGCCATGACCCGGAGGCCGCTGCGCTCATGGAGCATGCGTCGAGCAAGTACGCGGCGCTGGCCCGCAAGCACGGGCTGGACCCGTGGGAGGCGGCGTCTGCGGCATTCGAGGCGATGCGCGGTGCCGCGACCCGCCGGGCGGAGGACCCGTGGGGGGTGATCACGCGGGCGGTGCAGGTGACGTGCACCGCGGAGGAGCGCGGCAACGGGCTGCTGTGCTCCGTCCACCAGGCCCGCCGGCCCCGCTACTCGGTGTTCCACGATGCGGAGCGGTTCAGCGACCGGGAGAACCCGCTGCCGGACTACCACCCCGCGTTCCGGTTCGACCCGTTCACCGACGACGAGCCCGACGACGGAGACGCGGTGCCCGAGCGGACGGTGAACGTCGCCACCGCCATCGAGGACACGATCGCGTTCCTCACCCGGGTCGGGTGGGAGCCAGAGACCGCGCGGGCCGCGGTCGAGTACGTCACTGCCCGGCTCACGGAGGCGTCCTCGCGCGCATCGGCGTTCGAGGTGCTGCGCCGCGACCGGCAGGCCCGCGCCCTACTGGATCTCCCCGGCGCATCCTGGACGGCGCTGCTGCGGGTCGTGCTCGGCGTTCCCGACCCGGCTCTCGCACACACGAACGCCGGCCGCGGAATGCTCCGCCGCCTGCTGATCGGCCAGCCGCTGCGCGCGCTGCTGACGGACGACGACCTCGTGATCACCGCCGGGCTCGCTGCACCCAGATTCGATGCCGGGAGCGGCGGGTCATGA
- a CDS encoding serine/arginine repetitive matrix protein 2, with amino-acid sequence MMARDEEARAARDAKLERLHERLAAAVEQLVSGEDWKRALEFAARFRAKSFNNTLLIWAQHIDLYEAGRTSVPEPTFVAGYKQWKALGHSPLAGGSMQIFAPLMARFASAAPQNPGSWRRLDRYEKPKPGETVRSKMVRAIPVRVWDVSMTDGPPIPERPAPTLLGGQAPDGLWEGLSALVAAEGFAVLRVEHEGMIHGANGLTDFQARRVAVRTNMDGAAQVKTLAHELAHVMLHGPDNPDATGHRGVGEVEAESVALMIGAAHGMDTAAYTIPYVSGWAGTVKDKDPAEVVQATGERVRKIAVTILDALPTVQVDTGDPPGLSSEPAGTSRVAGSERIAPQSVPVELARSSRPADVAMRSL; translated from the coding sequence ATGATGGCGAGGGACGAGGAGGCGCGGGCTGCACGAGATGCGAAGCTCGAACGACTCCATGAGCGGCTAGCGGCTGCGGTCGAACAGCTCGTCTCGGGTGAGGACTGGAAGCGTGCGCTCGAGTTCGCGGCGCGGTTCCGTGCGAAGTCATTCAACAACACTCTGCTGATCTGGGCGCAGCACATCGACCTCTACGAGGCAGGGCGCACGAGCGTGCCGGAGCCGACGTTCGTGGCCGGCTACAAGCAGTGGAAGGCGTTGGGTCACTCTCCGCTGGCGGGCGGGTCGATGCAGATCTTCGCGCCGCTGATGGCGCGGTTCGCGTCCGCGGCACCGCAGAACCCCGGATCATGGCGCCGCCTGGACAGGTACGAGAAGCCGAAGCCCGGAGAAACGGTCCGGTCGAAGATGGTCCGCGCGATTCCGGTGCGTGTCTGGGACGTCTCGATGACCGACGGCCCGCCGATCCCTGAACGCCCGGCGCCGACGCTGCTGGGAGGCCAGGCACCGGACGGTTTATGGGAAGGGCTATCGGCGCTGGTGGCGGCCGAGGGCTTCGCGGTGCTGCGGGTCGAGCACGAGGGCATGATTCACGGCGCGAACGGCTTGACCGACTTCCAGGCGCGCAGGGTCGCGGTGCGGACGAACATGGACGGGGCCGCGCAGGTGAAGACTCTCGCGCACGAGCTCGCGCATGTGATGTTGCACGGCCCCGACAATCCGGATGCGACCGGGCATCGAGGCGTCGGCGAGGTCGAGGCCGAGTCCGTGGCGCTGATGATCGGTGCCGCGCATGGCATGGACACCGCCGCCTACACGATCCCGTATGTCTCGGGTTGGGCGGGCACGGTCAAGGACAAGGACCCGGCCGAGGTCGTGCAGGCCACCGGCGAGCGAGTCCGCAAGATCGCGGTGACGATTCTCGACGCGCTGCCCACCGTTCAGGTCGACACGGGCGACCCGCCCGGCCTGTCCAGTGAGCCGGCTGGGACTTCGCGTGTGGCTGGCTCGGAGCGGATCGCACCCCAGTCGGTGCCGGTCGAGTTGGCGCGTTCGTCGCGTCCTGCGGACGTGGCGATGAGGAGCCTGTGA
- a CDS encoding bifunctional DNA primase/polymerase, giving the protein MSVASVLSSVSALPLPQAAALLAAAGVPVLPCVPGAKNPLLKPDEENPEAQPGGFHAATTDARQVTAWWRRWPSANIGVPTGAVSGVEVVDVDRKPGGDGVAAFERARRAGLVPGWLAVVRSASGGAHFYFPADTDRPQRSWQAAKAHVDFRGDGGYIIAPPSAVTGTGSYEFVAGADRAPAPVDADRLRDFLDPRPDPAPHRVRGPIRSEDAARLAAWVGMRDEGERNRGLFWASCRLAEAGLSLPEMVDALAPAGEQVGLPQREIETTIRSAYRATHVQPASVVGQGDAPRQPTKLTGQVLS; this is encoded by the coding sequence ATGAGCGTCGCCAGCGTCCTCTCCTCGGTGTCGGCCCTTCCGTTGCCGCAGGCCGCCGCGCTGCTCGCGGCTGCTGGGGTGCCTGTGTTGCCGTGCGTGCCGGGCGCGAAGAACCCGCTGTTGAAGCCCGATGAGGAGAACCCGGAAGCGCAGCCCGGCGGCTTCCACGCGGCAACCACCGACGCTCGCCAGGTGACGGCATGGTGGCGGCGGTGGCCGTCGGCGAACATCGGCGTCCCGACCGGTGCTGTCTCCGGGGTCGAGGTCGTCGACGTGGACCGCAAGCCCGGCGGCGACGGGGTCGCCGCATTCGAGCGCGCCCGCCGCGCCGGTCTCGTGCCGGGGTGGCTGGCCGTAGTCAGGTCGGCGTCCGGCGGGGCGCACTTCTACTTCCCGGCCGACACGGACCGGCCGCAGCGGTCCTGGCAGGCGGCGAAGGCGCATGTGGACTTCCGTGGCGACGGCGGCTACATCATCGCCCCGCCCTCGGCCGTGACCGGCACCGGTTCCTACGAGTTCGTCGCCGGCGCCGACCGGGCGCCCGCCCCGGTCGATGCGGATCGGCTGCGGGACTTCCTCGACCCGCGCCCGGATCCTGCCCCGCACCGGGTGCGCGGCCCGATCCGCTCGGAGGATGCCGCACGGCTGGCCGCGTGGGTCGGAATGCGCGACGAAGGCGAGCGCAACCGCGGCCTGTTCTGGGCATCGTGCCGTCTCGCGGAGGCGGGCCTGTCACTGCCCGAGATGGTCGACGCACTCGCCCCGGCCGGTGAACAGGTCGGCCTCCCGCAACGGGAGATCGAGACCACGATCCGCTCTGCATACCGCGCCACGCACGTCCAGCCCGCATCCGTCGTCGGACAGGGCGATGCCCCGCGCCAGCCGACGAAGCTCACCGGGCAGGTGCTCTCATGA
- a CDS encoding oxidoreductase — MNTWFLTGSSRGLGRSIAEAVLAAGHNLVATARNIDSLSDLTAQYGSRILPLALDVTDGPSVRDAIDRTLKRFGRIDVVVNNAGYADVVAIEDMAEDVFRNQVEVNFFGVVNVTRAVLPVMRAQGAGHIIQISSVGGRVGGPGLGAYQAAKWAVGGFSEVLAKEVRAFGIRITVAEPGAMRTNWAGSSMATPPVSDAYSSVIQPVIDRMRTSNGNQPGDPARVAQILLDISEADEPPVRLLLGRDAVRVGAMAAEALAASDARWHDVSTSV, encoded by the coding sequence ATGAACACATGGTTCCTCACAGGCAGCTCGCGCGGCCTCGGCCGAAGCATCGCCGAAGCCGTCCTCGCCGCAGGCCACAACCTTGTCGCCACCGCTCGGAACATCGACTCACTGAGTGACCTAACGGCTCAGTACGGGAGCCGCATCCTGCCGCTGGCACTCGACGTGACAGACGGCCCCTCCGTACGCGACGCGATAGATAGGACCCTCAAGCGCTTCGGTCGCATCGACGTCGTCGTCAACAACGCCGGCTACGCCGACGTCGTCGCGATCGAAGACATGGCGGAAGACGTCTTCCGTAATCAGGTTGAGGTCAACTTCTTCGGGGTCGTCAACGTCACCCGCGCCGTACTGCCCGTGATGCGCGCACAGGGCGCGGGACACATCATCCAGATCTCTTCCGTCGGCGGCCGCGTCGGCGGCCCGGGGCTCGGCGCCTACCAGGCAGCAAAGTGGGCCGTCGGCGGATTCTCTGAGGTATTGGCGAAAGAGGTGCGGGCCTTCGGCATCCGCATCACTGTCGCAGAGCCTGGCGCGATGCGCACGAACTGGGCAGGTTCTTCAATGGCAACGCCTCCGGTGAGCGATGCGTACTCATCGGTGATCCAGCCAGTGATCGACCGGATGCGTACGTCTAACGGCAACCAGCCCGGTGACCCTGCCCGCGTCGCGCAGATCCTGCTCGACATCTCCGAGGCGGATGAGCCCCCGGTCCGTCTCCTACTCGGGCGCGACGCAGTCCGCGTCGGGGCGATGGCCGCAGAAGCGCTCGCCGCATCCGACGCACGATGGCACGACGTGAGCACATCTGTATGA
- a CDS encoding ParB/RepB/Spo0J family partition protein, with the protein MSTPLEGRIELERAVDSIIVGARHRHDHGDLTPLVESIRRHGLLQPITVTLDGHLICGARRLAAIKLLGIKTVNVWVRSGVSDRLGQLMAEQDDNQLHKPLTQLEAAALYRELKTLLAEDAAGRQEAARFQTSADGAEGGGANLAPPRIEQGKTRAQAARMVTGRASYTTLERIGRLEDLAADDSQPEAVRARAAQEVERIKTGGSVYPSHLRVNAELSLAELDQLAADLAQPAELREQARTEADAVRAAEREAKAAELEQLAQAALARVKAAKMTGRKAKRPALTAVVPGLPVPFPLSVFTATWDDMASWWEHYDPAEVGPALTTEQWARFEETIAGTVAFTDAARSSRQDRAEQTA; encoded by the coding sequence ATGAGCACGCCGCTGGAAGGACGCATCGAGCTGGAGCGCGCGGTCGATTCGATCATCGTCGGCGCGCGGCACCGGCACGACCACGGCGACCTGACCCCATTGGTCGAGTCGATCCGTCGCCACGGGCTGCTGCAGCCGATCACGGTCACCCTGGACGGGCACCTGATCTGCGGCGCCCGACGGCTGGCGGCGATCAAGCTGCTCGGTATCAAGACCGTCAACGTGTGGGTGCGGTCCGGGGTCTCCGACCGGCTCGGGCAGCTCATGGCGGAGCAGGACGACAACCAGCTCCACAAGCCCCTCACGCAGCTCGAAGCTGCCGCTCTATACCGCGAACTGAAGACCCTGCTGGCCGAGGACGCCGCCGGCCGCCAGGAGGCCGCCCGGTTCCAAACGTCCGCCGACGGCGCAGAAGGCGGTGGTGCCAATTTGGCACCACCGCGGATTGAGCAGGGCAAGACCCGCGCGCAGGCCGCTCGGATGGTCACTGGCCGCGCCTCATACACGACGTTGGAGCGCATCGGCCGGCTGGAAGACCTCGCCGCGGACGATTCCCAGCCCGAGGCGGTGCGGGCGCGCGCCGCGCAGGAGGTCGAGCGGATCAAGACCGGCGGTAGCGTCTATCCCTCGCATCTGCGCGTGAACGCGGAGCTGTCGCTGGCGGAGCTCGACCAGCTCGCCGCCGACCTGGCCCAGCCCGCCGAGCTGCGCGAGCAGGCCCGTACCGAAGCGGATGCGGTGCGGGCCGCGGAGCGGGAGGCGAAGGCCGCGGAGCTGGAGCAATTGGCGCAGGCCGCGCTCGCCCGCGTCAAGGCCGCCAAGATGACCGGCAGGAAGGCGAAGCGGCCCGCGCTGACGGCGGTGGTGCCGGGTCTCCCGGTGCCGTTCCCGCTGAGCGTGTTCACCGCGACGTGGGACGACATGGCCTCGTGGTGGGAGCACTACGACCCCGCCGAGGTCGGCCCCGCACTGACCACCGAGCAATGGGCACGGTTCGAGGAGACCATCGCCGGCACCGTCGCGTTCACTGACGCCGCCCGTTCCTCACGGCAGGACCGGGCCGAGCAGACCGCCTGA
- a CDS encoding M23 family metallopeptidase, with protein sequence MKKLAVLALTLLLIGPSTALLGVATLGGTSATAAVCTPGSLAVGPVPDSLTATTRNGETVTLNRQQLTHAATIITVGGQTAGVGRDGVLIALMAALTESTLRMLANTSAYPESADYPNDGNGSDHDSLGLFQMRPASGWGTVAELMDSAYQARAFYGGESGPNYPSPRGLLDIPGWQQLDPGEAAQAVEVSAYPDRYQNYQPVAEAILAALTRPAPSGHGGGDETPVVPETTRIVFPLPEGAWVRTSPFGWRNDPITGERRFHAGSDFAAPDGTPIYAVADGVVVRANYTDAGGGVIVIEHTVGGERVASMYVHMWQHGIHVAEGDTVTAGQHIGDVGSSGHSTGPHLHLQIHPGGAGADPVDSDAWLTEHGAEGIAGGDAAPALCTAGGA encoded by the coding sequence ATGAAGAAGCTCGCCGTCCTCGCACTCACCCTGCTGCTCATCGGGCCCTCCACGGCCCTCCTGGGTGTCGCCACGCTCGGTGGCACTTCCGCGACCGCCGCCGTCTGCACGCCCGGCTCACTCGCGGTCGGCCCGGTCCCGGACTCGCTGACCGCGACGACTCGCAACGGCGAGACGGTCACGCTGAACCGGCAACAGCTCACGCACGCGGCGACGATCATCACGGTCGGCGGGCAGACCGCCGGCGTCGGCCGCGACGGGGTGCTCATCGCGCTCATGGCCGCGCTCACCGAATCCACCCTGCGGATGCTCGCCAACACCAGCGCCTACCCCGAGTCGGCGGATTATCCGAACGACGGCAACGGGTCGGATCACGACAGCCTCGGCTTGTTCCAGATGCGCCCTGCGTCCGGGTGGGGCACGGTCGCCGAGCTCATGGACTCGGCTTACCAGGCTCGAGCGTTCTACGGCGGGGAGTCCGGTCCGAACTACCCGTCCCCGCGGGGGCTGCTTGACATCCCGGGCTGGCAGCAGCTCGACCCCGGCGAGGCCGCGCAGGCCGTCGAGGTCAGCGCCTACCCGGACAGGTATCAGAACTATCAGCCGGTCGCTGAGGCGATCCTCGCCGCGCTCACCCGCCCCGCGCCCTCTGGCCACGGTGGCGGGGATGAGACACCGGTCGTGCCGGAGACGACCAGGATCGTGTTCCCGCTTCCCGAGGGAGCCTGGGTGCGGACGAGTCCGTTCGGGTGGCGTAACGACCCGATCACCGGGGAACGTCGCTTCCACGCGGGCTCGGACTTCGCTGCCCCCGATGGAACCCCGATCTATGCCGTCGCCGATGGCGTCGTGGTGCGCGCGAACTACACCGACGCAGGTGGCGGGGTCATCGTCATCGAGCACACCGTCGGCGGTGAGCGGGTCGCGTCGATGTATGTGCACATGTGGCAGCACGGCATCCATGTCGCCGAAGGCGACACCGTGACCGCCGGGCAGCACATCGGGGACGTCGGCTCCTCCGGCCACTCGACCGGCCCGCACCTCCACCTGCAGATCCACCCCGGCGGCGCCGGAGCGGACCCGGTGGACTCCGACGCCTGGCTCACCGAACACGGTGCCGAAGGGATTGCGGGCGGCGATGCCGCCCCCGCCCTCTGCACCGCAGGGGGTGCGTGA
- a CDS encoding DUF6112 family protein yields MIDIDPNSSGLPGIEQLRIIVGAVMTVGLILSVLALIVSSIVWGLGSNSSNPHLASRGKVGVLVSCGAAIICGAAVTLVNFFWGVGQAV; encoded by the coding sequence GTGATCGACATCGACCCCAACAGCTCGGGCCTTCCGGGCATCGAGCAGCTGCGCATCATCGTCGGCGCCGTGATGACGGTGGGCCTGATCCTCTCCGTCCTCGCCCTGATCGTCTCCTCGATCGTCTGGGGTCTCGGCTCGAACAGCAGCAACCCCCACCTCGCCAGCCGCGGCAAGGTCGGGGTCCTCGTCTCCTGCGGCGCGGCGATCATCTGCGGCGCTGCGGTCACGCTGGTGAACTTCTTCTGGGGCGTCGGGCAGGCCGTCTGA
- a CDS encoding TetR/AcrR family transcriptional regulator → MTSTEFERARRPEQKEQRRNSILTAAREMLATAPLREISLRELSRRIGLSKSNVIRYFPTREAIFFEVLNTEFDLWIDDLAKELPARNATPGEVIDGWASSLSRRPLLCELVAALGNELERNIPTPDVREFKLANGAAQERLAAQLTPRLGLKLSATRELVSSAIIVVAGLWPFSNPSNAVLEALEDERLQHSKVDFERRTSRLLKLIYDGMVQESMRARSAG, encoded by the coding sequence ATGACAAGCACCGAGTTCGAACGCGCACGCAGACCCGAGCAGAAGGAGCAGCGTCGCAACTCGATTCTGACTGCAGCCCGCGAGATGCTTGCTACCGCCCCGCTGCGGGAAATCAGCCTCCGGGAGCTGAGCCGCCGCATCGGTCTGTCTAAGTCCAATGTGATTCGCTACTTCCCGACACGAGAAGCAATCTTCTTCGAAGTCCTCAACACCGAATTCGACCTCTGGATTGACGACTTAGCCAAAGAACTACCAGCGCGAAACGCCACGCCCGGAGAGGTGATCGATGGTTGGGCGAGTTCGCTGTCACGACGCCCTCTGCTGTGCGAGCTAGTCGCGGCGCTCGGAAATGAACTGGAACGGAACATCCCGACACCAGATGTCCGCGAGTTCAAGCTCGCGAATGGCGCAGCTCAAGAACGACTAGCCGCGCAGCTGACACCACGTCTTGGTCTGAAACTAAGCGCCACTAGGGAGTTAGTCTCCTCTGCCATCATCGTCGTCGCCGGGCTCTGGCCGTTCTCGAATCCTTCCAACGCCGTTCTCGAGGCACTGGAAGATGAAAGACTTCAGCATTCGAAGGTCGACTTCGAGAGGCGAACGTCGCGGCTCCTCAAGCTCATCTACGACGGCATGGTCCAGGAAAGCATGCGCGCCCGGAGTGCCGGATAG
- a CDS encoding DUF2637 domain-containing protein, whose amino-acid sequence MNPPTTVRPRGGRVAVVTAVAGTVFIAAGAFWLSFTALADLARRSGVDAGQAWAWPLIVDGIIVVATVAVVALAGQRSAWYPWLLLAAGALVSVTANAVHAVVAADADVPGVLAACVAAVPPLVLLAITHLTVILTRPLPVSIEPAEESAPDEDMPDAAPAPPAVAPVRQVGRELAARLREQGWSNKAIARHLGVHPSTVGRWFVPPALTTAEEKETP is encoded by the coding sequence ATGAATCCGCCAACGACCGTACGGCCGCGGGGCGGGCGGGTCGCGGTCGTGACGGCCGTGGCCGGGACGGTGTTCATCGCGGCCGGCGCGTTCTGGCTCTCGTTCACCGCCCTCGCAGACCTCGCTCGCCGCTCGGGCGTAGATGCCGGGCAGGCCTGGGCGTGGCCGCTCATCGTCGACGGGATCATCGTCGTCGCGACGGTCGCTGTCGTCGCCCTCGCGGGCCAGCGGTCGGCTTGGTACCCGTGGCTGCTGCTCGCGGCCGGTGCACTGGTGTCGGTGACGGCGAACGCGGTCCACGCCGTCGTCGCGGCCGACGCCGACGTGCCGGGCGTGCTCGCCGCGTGTGTCGCGGCGGTACCGCCGCTGGTGCTGCTGGCGATCACACACCTCACCGTGATTCTCACTCGCCCACTTCCCGTGAGTATCGAGCCCGCCGAGGAGTCTGCGCCTGATGAGGACATGCCTGATGCTGCACCGGCGCCGCCGGCAGTCGCGCCTGTGCGCCAGGTAGGCCGGGAGCTCGCGGCGCGCCTGCGGGAGCAGGGCTGGTCGAACAAGGCCATCGCCCGCCATCTGGGCGTGCACCCATCCACGGTGGGCCGCTGGTTCGTCCCGCCCGCACTGACGACGGCTGAGGAGAAGGAGACGCCATGA
- a CDS encoding DUF6112 family protein: MDVFPDFGGVGGAADLRSVVGALLTFVLVTAVLMLILCAIIWAISGASGNYQAATKARTGLLVAVGAAALAGAGVAWLNFLLDLGTRL, encoded by the coding sequence ATGGACGTGTTCCCCGACTTCGGCGGCGTGGGCGGCGCCGCAGACCTGCGCTCCGTCGTCGGCGCGCTGCTGACGTTCGTGCTCGTCACCGCGGTGCTCATGCTAATCCTCTGCGCCATCATCTGGGCGATCAGCGGAGCCTCCGGCAACTACCAGGCAGCGACCAAGGCCCGCACCGGCCTGCTTGTCGCGGTCGGAGCCGCGGCGCTGGCGGGCGCCGGGGTCGCGTGGCTCAACTTCCTGCTGGACCTCGGCACCCGGCTCTGA